The Herminiimonas arsenitoxidans genome window below encodes:
- the pstA gene encoding phosphate ABC transporter permease PstA: MTQETSWLYKRRYARNIAAKCLGTLATLFGLFWLVWILWTCLKYGVSALKPEIFYQMTPPPGEEGGLANAFFGSLVMSGIAIGIGAPIGIAAGTYLAEYAKSAAWREAIRFVNDILLSAPSIVLGLFIYTLVVRQQGHFSGWAGALALSLIVLPVVVRTTDEMLRLVPQAMREAALSLGVPQWKVTVQVLYRAALPGIMTGILLALARISGETAPLLFTALNNQYWTNSLNSPTASIPVVIFQYAMSPYEAWHTLAWAGALIVTLFVLLLSIVSRLIIRKTQGHHE, encoded by the coding sequence ATGACTCAAGAAACATCATGGTTATATAAGCGTCGCTACGCACGTAATATCGCAGCGAAATGCTTAGGTACTCTTGCAACTCTGTTTGGTCTTTTCTGGCTGGTTTGGATACTTTGGACGTGCCTAAAATATGGAGTATCTGCATTAAAGCCGGAAATTTTTTATCAAATGACACCACCGCCAGGTGAAGAGGGCGGATTAGCAAACGCATTCTTTGGTAGTTTGGTTATGAGCGGTATCGCGATAGGTATTGGAGCGCCAATCGGCATTGCTGCGGGTACCTATCTCGCGGAGTATGCGAAAAGTGCCGCATGGCGTGAAGCGATCAGATTCGTAAATGACATTCTGTTGTCTGCTCCCTCGATCGTTCTGGGTCTTTTCATCTACACGCTGGTTGTACGTCAGCAAGGTCATTTCTCCGGGTGGGCTGGAGCGCTTGCATTATCTCTGATCGTATTGCCTGTTGTAGTGCGTACGACGGACGAGATGTTGCGGTTGGTACCGCAAGCAATGCGCGAGGCAGCGCTGTCCCTTGGTGTTCCTCAATGGAAGGTTACTGTTCAAGTGCTATACCGAGCAGCGCTTCCTGGAATCATGACCGGTATTCTTTTGGCTCTGGCACGTATTTCTGGCGAAACAGCACCGCTACTTTTTACTGCACTAAACAATCAGTATTGGACGAACAGCCTTAACTCGCCGACAGCGAGTATTCCGGTTGTTATTTTTCAGTATGCGATGAGTCCATATGAGGCATGGCATACGCTCGCATGGGCTGGCGCACTTATTGTCACGCTCTTCGTTCTCCTGCTGAGCATTGTCTCGCGTTTAATCATTCGAAAAACACAAGGCCATCATGAATAA
- the pstC gene encoding phosphate ABC transporter permease subunit PstC, giving the protein MSAVLSNPVISKHIDKDAGTDNLFRWGVASAAAFVMFILLAAALAMLWGGRLAFETFGWGFFTNAEWDAVGKNFGAAVPIIGTLVSSAIAMVIAVPISFGIAFYLTEIAPTWLRGPVSAAVELLAGIPSIIYGMWGLFVFVPFMADHILPWVNDYLGSLPIIGPVFQGPPLGIGMLTAGTVLAIMVIPFISSIMRDVFRTVPTSLKESAYALGATNWEVVWNIVLPYCRSAVVGGIFLGLGRALGETMAVTFVLGNAHQLSLSILMPGNSIAAAIANEFTEADSDVYLSSLIALGFILFIVTFVVLAIARLMLHSMARKEGSS; this is encoded by the coding sequence ATGAGTGCAGTTTTAAGTAATCCTGTTATCAGTAAGCACATAGATAAAGATGCTGGCACAGACAATTTATTCCGTTGGGGAGTTGCCTCTGCCGCAGCATTTGTAATGTTCATTCTCCTTGCCGCAGCCTTAGCTATGCTTTGGGGGGGGCGTCTCGCTTTTGAGACTTTTGGCTGGGGATTTTTTACGAATGCAGAATGGGACGCCGTTGGTAAGAATTTCGGTGCCGCAGTACCAATCATCGGTACCTTGGTCAGCTCCGCCATTGCCATGGTTATAGCCGTACCAATAAGTTTCGGTATCGCGTTTTACCTCACTGAAATCGCACCGACATGGTTGCGAGGGCCTGTTTCCGCCGCAGTAGAACTGCTGGCAGGTATCCCATCAATCATCTATGGCATGTGGGGTTTATTTGTATTTGTGCCTTTTATGGCCGACCACATACTGCCTTGGGTGAATGACTATCTCGGAAGTCTTCCAATCATAGGGCCCGTTTTCCAAGGTCCACCATTAGGTATCGGAATGCTGACCGCAGGAACAGTCCTGGCAATCATGGTCATACCATTCATCTCATCGATCATGCGCGATGTTTTCCGTACCGTGCCAACTAGCCTAAAAGAATCGGCTTATGCATTAGGTGCGACCAATTGGGAAGTGGTGTGGAACATAGTTTTACCTTATTGCCGATCTGCAGTGGTCGGGGGCATATTCCTTGGACTTGGACGTGCATTAGGCGAAACAATGGCGGTCACTTTTGTGTTGGGCAATGCTCATCAATTATCTTTGTCGATACTCATGCCAGGCAATTCGATTGCGGCCGCGATCGCGAATGAGTTTACAGAGGCTGATTCGGATGTCTATTTGTCGTCTTTAATTGCACTGGGCTTCATCCTGTTCATTGTGACATTCGTAGTATTGGCGATTGCGCGATTAATGCTTCATAGCATGGCTCGTAAGGAGGGATCGTCATGA
- the pstS gene encoding phosphate ABC transporter substrate-binding protein PstS, which produces MKLKAKLAIALLSSTFAICASAEEITGAGSTFVYPILSKWSSDYNAKTKVKVNYQSIGSGGGIAQIKAATVDFGASDMPMKPEELQQLGLAQFPLVIGGVVPVVNIPGLNSNDVKFTGPVLADIFLGKIKRWNDPAIKSLNPGVALPDAMINVVHRSDGSGTTFNWVNYLSKVSDEWKTKIGEGTSVQWPLGVGGKGNEGVAAYVKQIKNSIGYVELAYAAVNKMDTAQVKNRDGKFVKPTMASFKAAASNAEWSKTKDFYLVITDAPGAESWPIAATVFVMMYEKPKKPEQTKAALEFFTWALEDGKPQAEELHYVSLPDNLVKQIEAYWAKEIK; this is translated from the coding sequence GTGAAATTAAAAGCAAAATTAGCGATCGCGCTTCTTTCATCAACTTTTGCAATTTGCGCCTCAGCTGAAGAAATCACAGGCGCGGGATCAACATTCGTTTATCCAATTCTTTCGAAATGGTCTTCAGACTACAACGCGAAAACAAAAGTTAAAGTCAACTATCAATCGATTGGCTCTGGCGGTGGTATCGCACAAATTAAAGCGGCTACCGTTGATTTCGGTGCATCCGACATGCCAATGAAACCTGAAGAATTGCAGCAACTGGGCTTGGCACAATTTCCATTGGTTATCGGAGGGGTAGTTCCGGTCGTGAATATTCCAGGTTTGAATTCAAATGATGTGAAATTTACCGGCCCGGTACTGGCGGACATTTTTCTCGGAAAAATTAAACGTTGGAATGATCCTGCAATTAAATCGTTAAATCCGGGCGTCGCTTTGCCAGATGCAATGATTAACGTGGTTCATCGCTCGGATGGTTCCGGCACAACCTTTAACTGGGTCAACTACCTTTCCAAAGTAAGCGACGAGTGGAAAACAAAAATCGGTGAAGGCACATCTGTTCAATGGCCTTTGGGCGTTGGCGGTAAAGGTAATGAAGGCGTCGCCGCATACGTAAAGCAAATCAAAAATTCGATCGGATATGTTGAGTTGGCTTACGCGGCAGTTAATAAAATGGATACCGCTCAGGTTAAAAACCGCGACGGTAAATTCGTAAAACCAACAATGGCGTCGTTTAAAGCTGCAGCGTCAAATGCTGAATGGTCAAAAACGAAAGACTTCTATCTGGTTATCACGGATGCTCCTGGTGCCGAATCTTGGCCAATCGCAGCAACCGTGTTCGTCATGATGTACGAAAAACCAAAAAAGCCTGAGCAAACCAAGGCGGCACTCGAATTCTTCACTTGGGCATTGGAAGATGGAAAACCTCAAGCTGAAGAATTGCACTATGTGAGTCTGCCTGACAATCTGGTGAAGCAAATCGAAGCTTACTGGGCAAAAGAAATCAAGTAA
- a CDS encoding ArsR/SmtB family transcription factor, which translates to MNDKNIISALSALAQESRLAVFRLLVQRGPEGMAATKIGDQLAIPPSSMSFHLKELSHAGLVTSRNEGRFVIYSANFETMNGLIGFLTENCCGGNICTPGSECTVPALENIQS; encoded by the coding sequence ATGAATGACAAAAATATAATTAGTGCATTGTCAGCACTCGCACAAGAATCGCGACTGGCCGTTTTCAGGCTGTTGGTGCAGCGTGGTCCGGAAGGTATGGCCGCAACCAAAATCGGCGATCAACTGGCGATTCCCCCATCGTCGATGTCGTTCCATTTGAAAGAATTGTCACATGCAGGACTTGTGACCTCGCGTAACGAAGGCCGTTTCGTTATTTATTCTGCCAATTTTGAAACAATGAATGGTCTTATCGGCTTTCTTACCGAGAACTGCTGCGGAGGGAATATTTGCACTCCCGGAAGCGAATGCACCGTTCCTGCTTTAGAGAACATTCAAAGCTAA
- a CDS encoding arsenate reductase ArsC yields MTDQQNDKTYNVLFLCTGNSARSIMAEAFLTTVGKGRFRGYSAGSHPGGTVNPFAIEQIAHTGYPAENLRSKSWDEYAAPDAPQMDFIITVCDNAAGEVCPIWPGHPVSAHWGFEDPAAATGTDEEKRAVFSKIAKQISVRVNLLSNLSIHLLEKSAIKREMDAIGANKF; encoded by the coding sequence ATGACCGATCAACAAAACGATAAAACTTACAACGTACTTTTCCTGTGCACAGGTAACTCGGCTAGAAGCATCATGGCTGAAGCTTTTCTGACGACCGTAGGTAAAGGTCGCTTCCGTGGCTATAGCGCGGGGAGCCATCCAGGCGGCACAGTCAATCCATTTGCAATCGAACAGATTGCTCATACAGGCTATCCTGCGGAAAATTTACGAAGCAAAAGTTGGGATGAATATGCCGCGCCCGATGCGCCACAAATGGATTTCATCATTACAGTGTGCGACAACGCAGCTGGTGAGGTATGTCCAATCTGGCCAGGGCATCCAGTCTCTGCCCATTGGGGATTTGAAGATCCAGCAGCAGCCACTGGCACTGATGAAGAGAAGCGTGCTGTGTTTTCTAAAATTGCAAAACAAATTTCTGTTCGCGTAAATCTTTTAAGTAACCTCTCAATTCATTTACTTGAAAAATCCGCCATCAAGCGTGAAATGGATGCGATTGGCGCAAACAAGTTTTAA
- a CDS encoding arsenic transporter codes for MLTAFSIFLITLTLVIWQPRGLGIGWSASFGATGALLLGVIQLADIPVVWNIVWNATATFIAIIVISLILDKAGFFEWAALHVARWGGGSGRKLFVLLVLLGAFVAALFANDGAALILTPIVIAMLLALKFSERSTLAFVMAAGFIADTASLPLVVSNLVNIVSADFFNIGFTQYASVMVPVNCVAVIATLLVLIWYFRRDIPSRYNLEQVKTPSSAIKDRATFFAGWWVLAWLLIGFFWLESFGIPISAIAAAGAVVLLLVAAKGHVIETREVVKNAPWQIVFFSLGMYLVVYGLRNAGLTNYLTAFLNEFAQHGVWGAAFGTGILTALLSSIMNNMPTVLVGALSIDATIAQGTVREAMIYANVIGSDLGPKITPIGSLATLLWLHVLSSKGINISWGYYFRVGAVLTIPVLLMTLAALAIRLSL; via the coding sequence GTGCTTACAGCATTTTCAATTTTTTTAATTACTCTCACGCTTGTTATTTGGCAACCTCGCGGTTTAGGTATTGGCTGGAGTGCTAGTTTCGGAGCCACTGGGGCTCTACTGCTGGGAGTTATTCAGTTAGCCGATATTCCTGTTGTATGGAACATTGTCTGGAATGCGACAGCGACGTTTATAGCAATCATTGTCATCAGCTTAATACTTGATAAGGCAGGTTTTTTTGAGTGGGCGGCCCTACATGTTGCTCGCTGGGGTGGTGGCAGTGGTCGAAAGTTGTTTGTGTTGCTGGTACTACTAGGTGCATTTGTTGCTGCTCTTTTTGCAAACGACGGCGCGGCATTGATTCTTACTCCAATCGTCATTGCAATGCTGTTGGCTTTGAAATTTTCCGAGCGGTCTACGCTTGCATTTGTTATGGCTGCGGGGTTTATCGCAGACACGGCGAGCCTGCCGTTAGTGGTTTCTAATTTGGTTAATATTGTCTCTGCCGACTTTTTTAATATTGGATTTACACAATATGCTTCTGTGATGGTGCCAGTAAATTGTGTCGCAGTAATCGCAACGTTGCTTGTGTTGATTTGGTATTTCAGACGTGACATTCCGAGTCGATATAACTTGGAACAGGTCAAAACTCCATCAAGCGCGATTAAAGATCGGGCAACATTTTTTGCCGGCTGGTGGGTGCTTGCATGGCTGCTGATTGGTTTTTTTTGGCTTGAAAGTTTTGGCATTCCTATCAGTGCTATCGCTGCAGCAGGTGCTGTAGTGTTGTTGCTTGTGGCTGCAAAAGGTCATGTCATTGAAACGCGGGAAGTAGTTAAGAATGCGCCTTGGCAAATTGTCTTCTTTTCCTTAGGGATGTATTTAGTTGTATACGGTTTAAGAAATGCTGGCCTGACAAATTATCTTACCGCTTTCTTAAACGAATTCGCCCAACACGGTGTGTGGGGTGCTGCATTTGGAACAGGGATTCTTACCGCTTTATTGTCTTCGATCATGAACAATATGCCGACCGTGTTGGTAGGGGCATTATCGATTGATGCAACAATTGCACAGGGCACTGTACGCGAAGCGATGATCTATGCAAATGTCATCGGTAGTGATCTGGGACCAAAGATTACTCCGATTGGTAGCTTAGCTACTTTGCTTTGGTTACATGTCCTATCCAGCAAAGGAATCAATATTTCCTGGGGCTACTATTTTAGAGTAGGTGCAGTACTCACAATCCCAGTTCTGCTAATGACATTGGCCGCTCTGGCAATACGTCTTAGTTTGTAA
- a CDS encoding MFS transporter, with protein MFYAYGVLMQPMEIELQTTRSVVVGAYSIALLISGFLSPVAGAIIDKLGGRLLMGAGSLLAFIMLALLANVHSVTGLYLVWAGIGIAMSATLYQSSFAVLTQICGSDYRRAITSLTLFGGFASTVFWPLTQALSDHFGWRETWMIYAAANLLICLPIHALLPKLSGPIQSESPNDSVKQGLSAIVRERSFLFLTSAVTFNALVFSAMSLHLMSILQSRGVSPSHAALIGALIGPMQVLGRILESTIGRKTTSHKVGRVAMWLLPLALVLLFAPKEWILIYGAFAALYGISNGVMTIVRGTLPAELYGREIYGAVSGAMAAPVMIAIAAGPFVASLLYSSTGGYVGTIIVLIALGTFGSILFICGRPSRKGY; from the coding sequence ATGTTTTATGCGTATGGCGTGCTGATGCAGCCAATGGAAATAGAGCTTCAAACAACACGTTCTGTCGTTGTTGGTGCCTATTCGATCGCGCTACTGATATCCGGCTTTCTATCACCGGTAGCAGGTGCAATCATCGATAAACTCGGGGGGCGCTTACTCATGGGCGCGGGCTCTCTACTTGCCTTCATTATGCTAGCCCTACTAGCCAACGTGCACAGTGTTACAGGTCTGTATCTAGTGTGGGCCGGGATCGGCATTGCAATGAGTGCAACGCTTTATCAATCGTCATTTGCTGTCCTCACGCAGATTTGCGGAAGTGATTATCGACGCGCGATTACTTCACTGACTCTATTTGGTGGATTTGCAAGCACTGTATTTTGGCCACTGACACAAGCTCTATCTGATCACTTTGGATGGAGAGAGACATGGATGATTTATGCAGCAGCTAATCTACTTATTTGTCTCCCCATTCATGCACTTTTACCAAAATTGTCTGGCCCGATTCAGTCAGAATCACCTAACGATTCAGTAAAACAAGGCCTGAGCGCAATTGTGCGTGAGCGAAGTTTTTTATTTCTCACATCCGCTGTTACATTCAATGCCTTGGTGTTTTCAGCGATGTCACTGCATCTGATGTCGATTTTACAAAGCAGAGGTGTATCACCTTCGCATGCGGCTTTAATTGGAGCGTTGATAGGGCCGATGCAGGTGTTGGGGCGGATTCTTGAATCAACGATCGGAAGGAAAACGACATCCCACAAAGTAGGAAGAGTTGCGATGTGGCTTTTACCATTGGCGCTGGTACTTTTATTTGCGCCGAAAGAGTGGATATTAATTTACGGCGCATTCGCAGCACTCTATGGCATCAGTAATGGAGTGATGACCATTGTGCGCGGGACATTGCCTGCTGAACTGTATGGTCGAGAGATTTATGGTGCTGTCAGCGGAGCAATGGCTGCTCCAGTAATGATCGCAATCGCCGCAGGTCCTTTTGTAGCATCTCTCTTGTATTCCTCTACCGGGGGATATGTTGGCACTATCATAGTTCTAATTGCCTTAGGAACATTCGGGTCGATTTTATTTATATGTGGGCGACCTTCGCGAAAAGGTTACTGA
- the arsC gene encoding arsenate reductase (glutaredoxin) (This arsenate reductase requires both glutathione and glutaredoxin to convert arsenate to arsenite, after which the efflux transporter formed by ArsA and ArsB can extrude the arsenite from the cell, providing resistance.), with protein sequence MKIFIYHNLECGTSRNTLALIRNTGVEPTIVEYLKHIPTRAELTALISDAGLTVRAAIREKGTPYLELGLDNLAIPDNELLDAMLAHPILINRPFVQSPLGTRLCRPSELVLEILPLPQRAAFSKEDGEIIINAEGQRVKKSN encoded by the coding sequence TTGAAGATTTTTATTTATCATAATCTCGAATGTGGAACATCACGAAACACCTTGGCTTTGATTCGCAATACGGGTGTGGAGCCAACTATTGTTGAGTATCTCAAACACATCCCTACTCGGGCGGAACTTACCGCATTAATTTCTGATGCTGGACTTACCGTAAGAGCGGCCATTCGAGAAAAAGGTACGCCTTATTTAGAATTAGGACTGGATAATCTGGCGATACCCGATAATGAGTTGCTGGATGCAATGCTCGCCCATCCGATATTAATCAATCGGCCTTTTGTGCAATCACCGCTCGGAACGCGTCTATGTCGTCCTTCGGAATTAGTACTCGAAATATTGCCGTTGCCACAACGGGCCGCATTCTCCAAAGAGGATGGTGAAATCATAATTAACGCGGAGGGACAACGTGTCAAAAAATCTAACTGA
- the arsH gene encoding arsenical resistance protein ArsH, with amino-acid sequence MSKNLTDLPNIAPELFRSPLASDFTAVAKSTHPPRFLLLYGSVRERSYSRLLTMEAARLLEAMGGEVEVFDPRGLPLPDSEPDSHPKVVELRELAQWAEGMVWSSPERHGAMTGIMKAQIDWIPLTMGAVRPTQGKTLAVMEVSGGSQSFNAVNQMRILGRWMRMITIPNQSSVAKAFLEFDEDGRMKPSSYYERVVDVMEELYKFTLLTRDVSNYLVDRYSERKESAEELSKRVNQRAI; translated from the coding sequence GTGTCAAAAAATCTAACTGACTTGCCTAACATCGCGCCTGAACTGTTTCGCTCACCACTAGCATCTGACTTTACGGCTGTCGCTAAATCGACTCATCCGCCTCGGTTCTTATTGTTATACGGCTCAGTACGTGAGCGCTCATATAGTCGCTTATTGACGATGGAAGCGGCACGGCTACTGGAAGCAATGGGGGGCGAAGTGGAAGTTTTCGACCCACGAGGATTACCACTGCCTGATAGTGAGCCGGACAGCCATCCTAAGGTAGTAGAGCTACGAGAATTAGCACAATGGGCCGAAGGCATGGTGTGGTCGTCACCTGAACGCCATGGCGCAATGACAGGAATTATGAAGGCTCAGATTGATTGGATTCCATTGACTATGGGTGCAGTTCGTCCGACACAAGGCAAAACTTTAGCTGTTATGGAAGTCTCTGGCGGATCCCAATCATTCAACGCAGTCAATCAAATGCGCATTCTTGGCCGTTGGATGAGGATGATCACAATTCCAAATCAATCTTCTGTTGCTAAGGCATTTTTGGAGTTTGATGAAGATGGTCGCATGAAGCCATCCTCGTACTACGAGCGTGTCGTGGATGTAATGGAAGAACTTTACAAATTTACTTTATTAACCCGAGATGTTTCTAACTATTTGGTAGATCGGTACAGCGAAAGAAAAGAAAGTGCCGAAGAGTTAAGTAAGCGAGTAAACCAGAGAGCCATTTAA
- a CDS encoding sigma-54-dependent transcriptional regulator, which produces MTSVLLVEDDAIMGESICDRFAIENIDYEWVQSAVAALSRMKQRKFDCLVSDIRLPDLSGEMMFERARGNGNLDYPAIFITGYGTQQQAERLLAQGAADYLIKPLDLESMIGKIRLLTAGSLPITAARAPTLGISHEIQRLEEMVVKMGEQWTSVLVTGESGSGKEELARLLHRSAHTASKPFVAVNCGALPEGMMEAELFGYERGAFTGAAKSHRGYFEQANDGTVFLDEIGELAPAAQVRLLRVLQERTLTRLGSEKPIKVNFRLIAATHRDVREEVKAGRFREDLYYRINIIQLRVPPLRERLEDIAWLARQFLEQWNQAHPTSPRMLSEPTITFLCTLPWRGNIRELKHAIERACLLTAHPLLRPDDFEAQISDVAAAIFNPSVGISGAVQPQIIPLAEFNREQERRYLVQVLAHYSGQMAQTAAALGISRKTLWEKTRKLGIKGTES; this is translated from the coding sequence ATGACTAGCGTATTGCTGGTGGAAGACGACGCCATTATGGGCGAATCAATTTGTGACCGGTTTGCGATCGAGAACATTGATTACGAGTGGGTTCAGTCTGCCGTTGCCGCATTAAGTCGCATGAAACAACGAAAGTTCGACTGCTTAGTATCCGATATCCGCTTACCGGATCTAAGTGGTGAAATGATGTTTGAACGTGCGCGCGGAAATGGCAATTTAGATTACCCAGCGATTTTTATTACCGGCTACGGAACACAGCAACAGGCCGAACGTTTGTTAGCGCAGGGAGCGGCAGATTATCTGATCAAGCCGCTTGATTTGGAGTCAATGATAGGCAAGATTCGTTTACTCACTGCGGGAAGTTTGCCAATTACAGCTGCGCGTGCGCCAACGCTAGGTATTTCACACGAAATTCAACGTTTGGAAGAAATGGTTGTAAAGATGGGGGAGCAATGGACCTCGGTTTTGGTCACCGGTGAATCAGGATCTGGAAAAGAAGAACTTGCTCGTTTACTTCATCGTAGTGCGCATACGGCCAGCAAGCCTTTTGTTGCTGTGAACTGCGGCGCATTGCCAGAAGGGATGATGGAGGCTGAGCTTTTCGGTTACGAACGTGGCGCTTTTACAGGTGCGGCAAAGTCGCATCGCGGATACTTTGAACAGGCCAATGATGGAACGGTTTTTCTTGATGAGATTGGGGAGCTAGCACCTGCGGCGCAAGTACGTCTATTACGCGTTTTGCAAGAACGGACATTGACCAGGCTGGGAAGCGAAAAGCCAATTAAAGTTAACTTTAGATTGATTGCTGCAACTCACCGTGACGTTCGTGAAGAGGTTAAAGCAGGAAGATTTCGTGAAGATCTGTATTACAGAATTAACATCATCCAGTTACGTGTACCACCACTAAGAGAAAGACTGGAGGATATTGCATGGCTAGCGCGTCAGTTCTTAGAACAATGGAATCAAGCACATCCAACCTCTCCACGGATGTTGTCTGAGCCCACCATCACTTTTCTCTGCACATTGCCCTGGCGAGGGAATATCCGTGAATTGAAACATGCAATTGAACGGGCTTGTTTATTAACAGCACATCCGCTGTTGAGGCCTGATGATTTTGAAGCGCAAATTTCAGATGTTGCTGCCGCAATATTCAATCCATCGGTTGGAATTTCGGGAGCGGTACAGCCACAGATCATTCCACTTGCCGAATTCAATCGAGAACAAGAGCGACGCTATTTGGTACAAGTTCTTGCTCATTACAGTGGACAAATGGCGCAAACTGCAGCAGCACTCGGCATTAGTCGCAAGACGCTTTGGGAAAAAACTCGCAAATTAGGTATCAAGGGAACAGAATCATAG
- a CDS encoding sensor histidine kinase, protein MRLDQFSYLIKVPLALCVVSVASAFGIFMVTYYLLASYIGAESMTRVQQISSTLATSARGAIGREEIWDIYQQINAAVAQDSSTEIVVISKDNIPLVASDPIKYPVSGSRDHLPSSLLLLSEQARREGLSHRIFSLGGHDDEMVYGAATMAVSEDGDPLATVVVYSRKDATLPKLRDLLFRVLGYGTLALAFVIPFGWWLGRKLVSPLNRLRTAMATIEENDSLSRNSMKLDGAGTDEISQLTKQFISMHAELHRSRDLEMQMQIAERMAMAGKLASSLAHEVNNPLGGMLNAISNLRLRGISDPFVEKTANLLERGLQQIQDSISALMSQARREHTVLTWKDFDDLQTLSEPIALKRDIDVVWQIVDDQSELGLRSVPVRQIVLNLVLNAINAALVRVEVQVKVVERALFVRVKNDGGPFSATEESAPTPDQHGRIGLGLWVCFRLTRQIGGALKIEPTINGRGTVATFIAPLEASHD, encoded by the coding sequence ATGCGACTGGATCAATTTTCTTATTTAATTAAGGTTCCGCTCGCGCTATGCGTTGTGAGTGTGGCGTCCGCGTTTGGCATCTTTATGGTGACCTATTATTTGCTCGCGTCTTATATAGGAGCTGAATCCATGACGCGGGTACAGCAAATTTCTAGCACCCTAGCAACCTCAGCGCGCGGTGCGATTGGACGCGAAGAAATATGGGACATCTACCAACAAATCAACGCAGCCGTTGCCCAGGATTCAAGTACCGAAATCGTAGTTATCAGCAAAGATAACATTCCATTAGTTGCCTCGGACCCTATCAAATATCCTGTTTCCGGATCCAGAGATCATTTACCGTCCTCTCTACTTCTATTGTCAGAACAAGCAAGACGAGAGGGACTAAGCCATCGTATCTTTTCGCTTGGTGGTCACGATGATGAAATGGTCTATGGTGCTGCAACAATGGCAGTGTCAGAAGATGGTGATCCACTCGCGACAGTTGTTGTCTATTCGCGGAAGGATGCCACTCTTCCCAAATTACGTGATTTGTTGTTTAGAGTGCTAGGTTATGGAACGCTCGCGCTAGCATTTGTCATTCCGTTTGGGTGGTGGTTGGGGCGTAAATTAGTCAGTCCACTTAATCGTTTGCGAACGGCTATGGCTACGATTGAAGAAAACGATAGTTTGAGTCGTAACAGCATGAAGTTAGACGGAGCTGGTACTGATGAAATTAGTCAATTAACTAAACAGTTTATTTCGATGCATGCCGAATTGCATCGCTCACGCGATCTGGAAATGCAGATGCAAATTGCAGAGCGAATGGCAATGGCAGGAAAACTTGCTTCCAGTCTTGCACATGAAGTCAACAATCCTTTAGGGGGGATGCTAAATGCAATCAGTAACTTGCGTCTGAGAGGCATAAGTGATCCATTCGTTGAGAAAACTGCCAACCTACTAGAGCGCGGACTGCAGCAAATACAAGATTCGATTTCGGCATTAATGTCCCAAGCACGCAGAGAGCACACCGTATTGACCTGGAAAGATTTTGATGATTTACAAACGCTGTCTGAACCAATCGCCTTAAAGCGTGATATCGATGTTGTCTGGCAGATAGTTGATGATCAAAGCGAATTAGGACTGCGCTCTGTACCGGTCCGGCAAATCGTATTGAACCTCGTACTCAATGCAATCAATGCCGCGTTAGTTCGGGTCGAAGTTCAAGTAAAGGTAGTCGAACGGGCACTGTTCGTTCGAGTCAAGAACGATGGTGGCCCATTTTCGGCAACTGAGGAATCTGCTCCGACACCCGATCAGCATGGGCGCATCGGTTTAGGTCTGTGGGTATGTTTTCGTTTAACTCGCCAAATTGGAGGTGCACTTAAGATTGAACCGACTATTAATGGCCGAGGGACCGTAGCAACTTTTATTGCACCGTTGGAGGCATCACATGACTAG